A window from Telopea speciosissima isolate NSW1024214 ecotype Mountain lineage chromosome 8, Tspe_v1, whole genome shotgun sequence encodes these proteins:
- the LOC122672107 gene encoding uncharacterized protein LOC122672107, with product MSCWALPGPQTSFNIVKASLSKQWKATGSLDLFLLDNGVFIFKFYSEEVKAHALDGAPWMVSSKPIFLRQWSPYVLLHKVDLNSIPLWVTLPGLPLHYWSQECLSRIGSVIGYPLYIDARTLKMDRLSFARIYVDVSADCAPPSSITISEEDGFSFVQSIRFDWLPPHCIHCKLFGHYSHDYSGKTPISFVAQVSSEDASATLAPLSILDAPMSEPPGSSCLPTPSTVCPSRSPSRGR from the coding sequence ATGTCTTGTTGGGCACTTCCTGGGCCCCAGACCTCTTTCAATATCGTCAAAGCTTCTCTCTCCAAACAATGGAAAGCTACCGGATCCCTGGACCTTTTCCTCCTGGATAATGGTGTGTTCATCTTTAAGTTCTACTCTGAAGAGGTGAAAGCTCATGCACTGGACGGTGCTCCTTGGATGGTCAGCTCCAAGCCCATCTTCCTTCGTCAATGGAGCCCTTACGTTCTtctccacaaggtcgacctcAACTCTATTCCCTTGTGGGTCACCCTCCCTGGTCTCCCTTTGCATTATTGGAGCCAAGAATGCCTTAGCCGTATTGGTTCTGTCATCGGTTATCCACTGTATATTGATGCTCGCACTTTGAAGATGGACCGCCTTTCTTTCGCTCGAATTTATGTAGATGTCTCGGCCGACTGCGCTCCTCCTTCGTCCATCACCATCTCAGAAGAGGATGGCTTTAGCTTCGTTCAATCAATAAGATTCGACTGGCTGCCACCCCATTGCATCCATTGCAAGTTATTTGGTCACTACTCGCACGATTACTCTGGTAAAACCCCCATCTCCTTCGTTGCGCAAGTTTCTTCTGAGGATGCTTCTGCAACTTTGGCACCTTTGTCTATTCTCGATGCTCCCATGTCTGAACCCCCTGGTTCGAGCTGCCTCCCGACTCCTTCCACAGTTTGTCCCTCTAGGTCTCCTAGCCGTGGAAGATGA